One genomic window of Scatophagus argus isolate fScaArg1 chromosome 16, fScaArg1.pri, whole genome shotgun sequence includes the following:
- the gper1 gene encoding G-protein coupled estrogen receptor 1: MWPMIQDSPNTVSMEVQTTSLVWIYVNSTEQLNTSYEYNTTFEDSDKYQSYIIGLFLSCLYTILLFPIGFIGNILILVVNLNHREKMTIPDLYFVNLAVADLILVADSLIEVFNLNEKYYDYAVLCTFMSLFLQVNMYSSIFFLTWMSFDRYIALASSMSSSPLRTMQHAKLSCGLIWMASILATLLPFTIVQTQHRGEVHFCFANVFEIQWLEVTIGFLVPFSIIGLCYSLIGRILMRAQKHRGLWPRRQKALRMIVVVVLVFFICWLPENVFISIQLLQGTADPSQRTATTLWHDYPLTGHIVNLAAFSNSCLNPIIYSFLGETFRDKLRLFIKQKASWSVVNRFCHHGLDLHLPVRSKVSEV; the protein is encoded by the coding sequence ATGTGGCCTATGATTCAGGACAGTCCAAACACAGTCAGTATGGAAGTGCAGACAACCTCTTTGGTCTGGATATATGTTAACAGCACAGAACAACTGAATACATCATATGAGTACAACACAACGTTTGAAGACTCAGACAAATACCAATCTTACATCATtggtctcttcctgtcctgccTGTACACCATTCTCCTCTTTCCTATTGGATTTATTGGCAACATCTTAATCCTGGTGGTGAACCTGAACCACAGAGAAAAGATGACCATCCCCGACCTTTACTTTGTTAACCTGGCTGTGGCTGACCTCATCCTCGTGGCAGATTCTCTTATCGAGGTCTTCAATCTGAACGAGAAGTATTACGACTATGCTGTCCTCTGCACCTTCATGTCCCTTTTCCTGCAGGTCAACATGTACAGCAGCATCTTCTTTCTCACATGGATGAGCTTTGACCGATACATTGCCTTGGCTAGCTCCATGAGCAGCAGCCCGCTGAGGACTATGCAGCATGCTAAGCTCAGCTGTGGCCTCATCTGGATGGCCTCCATCCTGGCCACCCTTCTCCCATTCACCATTGTGCAGACCCAGCACAGGGGTGAGGTGCACTTCTGCTTTGCCAATGTCTTTGAGATTCAGTGGCTGGAGGTAACCATTGGCTTTTTGGTGCCCTTCTCCATCATTGGTCTATGCTACTCTCTGATTGGGCGAATCCTCATGAGGGCCCAGAAGCACCGTGGATTGTGGCCACGGCGGCAGAAGGCCCTGCGCATGATTGTGGTGGTGGTTCTGGTGTTCTTCATCTGCTGGCTGCCAGAAAACGTCTTCATCAGcatccagctgctgcagggcACAGCTGACCCATCGCAGAGGACTGCTACCACCCTGTGGCATGACTACCCACTCACAGGCCACATTGTTAACCTGGCAGCTTTCTCCAACAGCTGCCTCAACCCCATTATCTACAGCTTTCTAGGAGAAACCTTCAGGGACAAGCTGCGTCTCTTCATTAAGCAGAAGGCCAGCTGGTCAGTGGTGAACCGCTTCTGCCACCACGGCCTCGATTTACACCTCCCTGTTAGGAGCAAAGTTTCAGAGGTGTGA